The Pseudomonadota bacterium genome has a window encoding:
- a CDS encoding type II toxin-antitoxin system VapC family toxin, translated as MRYWDSSAIVPLLVAEPGSDLVRACLREDPHMVTWVLSRLELAGAVERRSRQGLLDGTGRRELLDRLATLAAHADEVTEVLAVRQHALLLLARHALRAADAAQLAAAYLASEGNPSSLTFVCLDRALARAAELEGFAVLTWER; from the coding sequence ATGCGCTATTGGGACAGCTCGGCCATCGTGCCGCTGCTTGTGGCAGAACCGGGCAGCGACTTGGTGCGCGCCTGTCTGCGAGAGGACCCGCACATGGTGACGTGGGTGCTGAGCAGGCTCGAGCTCGCCGGAGCCGTGGAACGTCGCTCGCGCCAAGGCCTGCTCGACGGCACGGGACGCCGCGAGTTGCTCGACCGGCTGGCGACCCTGGCGGCCCACGCGGACGAAGTAACCGAGGTGCTGGCTGTGCGGCAGCACGCCCTGTTGCTGCTCGCGAGGCACGCGCTCCGCGCGGCCGATGCGGCGCAGCTGGCTGCAGCCTACCTCGCCTCGGAAGGCAATCCGAGTTCGCTCACGTTCGTTTGCCTGGATCGGGCACTTGCCCGTGCTGCCGAGCTCGAAGGTTTCGCCGTCTTGACGTGGGAGCGCTGA
- a CDS encoding heparinase II/III-family protein: MGIHRGDWKSSHATFAAVKGGSAAAPHGHMDIGSFVMDANGVRWAEDLGGQSYHDLESKGIRLWDYQQDGQRWDIFRYTNFSHSTLVVDGKKQRAYAYAPIIGFSDQGPMPHTLVDLSPAYRSQLAAAKRGVGLLRDRAVLVQDEIETLKRRTTVRWAMMTRAKVALRNKRSAILRRKGRRLVLSVQRPRNATLELFETAKPRREHDAPNPDTRMIGFRTELAPAKSARLVVVLSPDKEPRLPPVRPLALW, encoded by the coding sequence GTGGGCATCCATCGTGGCGACTGGAAGAGCTCGCACGCGACCTTCGCCGCTGTGAAGGGTGGTTCGGCCGCGGCCCCCCATGGTCACATGGACATCGGGTCTTTTGTCATGGACGCGAACGGGGTGCGTTGGGCAGAAGACCTCGGTGGTCAGTCCTACCACGATCTGGAATCAAAGGGCATCCGGCTGTGGGACTATCAACAAGACGGCCAGCGCTGGGACATCTTTCGTTACACCAATTTCAGCCACAGCACGCTTGTCGTGGATGGCAAGAAGCAGCGAGCCTACGCTTACGCTCCGATCATCGGATTCTCCGACCAAGGCCCCATGCCCCATACGCTCGTCGACCTGAGCCCGGCCTACCGATCCCAGCTCGCCGCTGCGAAGCGCGGAGTCGGGCTGCTTCGAGACCGAGCGGTCCTGGTTCAGGACGAAATCGAGACGCTGAAACGTCGGACCACGGTCCGCTGGGCGATGATGACACGCGCCAAGGTAGCGCTCAGGAACAAGCGAAGCGCGATCCTGCGGCGAAAGGGCCGGCGTCTGGTCCTGAGCGTTCAGCGCCCGCGCAACGCCACGCTCGAGCTTTTTGAGACGGCGAAACCCCGTAGGGAACACGACGCCCCGAATCCGGACACGCGCATGATCGGATTCAGGACCGAGCTTGCGCCTGCGAAATCCGCGAGGCTCGTTGTCGTGCTCAGCCCGGACAAAGAGCCTAGGCTTCCCCCGGTCCGCCCACTCGCGCTGTGGTGA